The Candidatus Cloacimonadota bacterium DNA segment GCAAAGAAAAGGAAGAGGACGATTACGGAAAGGTAGTAAATTACATCACGAGAATCTATTACTCCACGAGCAATATTTTGGAAATGAAAATCAATGGAAATGTATTGTAAAATCGAACCAAGCCAGGCAGGAAAGAGATAGAGGAATTTATCTATAAGATAGAAAATCAGGATGATAAAAAAGGAAAAAACAAAGCCCACGATCTGATTTTTGGAAATAGTGCTTCCGAAAATTCCAATGGCACTATAGGCAGCGCCCATTAGCAACAAACCGATATATGCGGCAATAATTATTCCCCAATCAGGCGAACTGATAAAGGAAATAATAATTCCGTAGAAAAGTGTAAAAATTATCGCAGTGGAGAGAAGGAAAAAGGCAGCGTAGAATTTTCCGAGAATTATTTCCGAATCCCGAACCGGTGAAGTGCAAAGCAGTTCGATCGTTCCTGAATTGCGTTCTTCCGAAATTGACCGCATAGTTATCGCCGGAACGAGGAATATGAGGATAAGAGGAA contains these protein-coding regions:
- a CDS encoding ABC transporter permease translates to MNNISTIAKKEIRSYFYSPAAYILLGFFLLLTGWLYGSHLFLIKEASLRNIFQLIPLILIFLVPAITMRSISEERNSGTIELLCTSPVRDSEIILGKFYAAFFLLSTAIIFTLFYGIIISFISSPDWGIIIAAYIGLLLMGAAYSAIGIFGSTISKNQIVGFVFSFFIILIFYLIDKFLYLFPAWLGSILQYISIDFHFQNIARGVIDSRDVIYYLSVIVLFLFFARQSLTKHKYL